GGGACGATGCCGGTCTCGCGTGCGTGGTCCGCCAGGAGCCCGCGGAGGAGCCGGCGTCCACGGTGGAGACGGCTCATGACCGTCCCCACGGGGGTCTTCATGATGTCGGCGATCTCCTGGTAGGAGAAGCCCTCGACGTCCGCGAAGTACACGGCCATCCGGAAGTCCTCGGGGATCGACTGGAGCGCGTCCTTCACGGCGGAGGACGGCAGGTGGTCGATCGCGTCGGCCTCGGCGGAACGCGCCGAGACGGACTGCGTGACGCTCTCGGCGCCGCCGAGCTGCCAGTCCTCGAGCTCGTCGATCGTGCCCTGGTACGGGTTCCGCTGGTTCTTGCGGTACGTGTTGATGAACGTGTTCGTGAGGATCCGGTAGAGCCACGCCTTGAGGTTCGTGCCCTGACGGAACTGCCGGAACGCCGCGTACGCCTTGACGAAGGTCTCCTGCACCAGGTCCGACGCGTCGGCCGGGTTGCGGGTCATCCGCATCGCGGCGCCGTAGAGCTGGTCCATGAACGGGAGCGCCTGGTCCTCGAACAGGGAGCGCAGTTCGGCCTCGGACACGGTCTTCTCGTCCGCCGGTTCGGCCTCGGGCTCGAGGGCGTCCGCTTCCTCGGACACCGCGTCGAGCTGCGCCTCGGTCTCCTCGACCAGGTCGTGCGGTGCTGCCTGCGGTTCGTCGGTCGTCATCACGGACGAGTCTAGGCCGAGCCCGCCGAGCGAGCCGTCGATCGTCGTCCGCACGGTCGGCAGTGCCGTCCGTGACCGTTCGAGTGTCGCTGTCGCCAATGGTCCTCCCGCGGTGTTCAGTACCCTGGTGAACCGATGGCCCAGTCGACGCATTCCCAGCAGCCCGATCCCTGGATCGCGCCCCTCGCCCGCGGACCCCTGCGCGGCGACGTCGCCCTGCCCGG
The sequence above is drawn from the Curtobacterium sp. MR_MD2014 genome and encodes:
- a CDS encoding sigma-70 family RNA polymerase sigma factor: MTTDEPQAAPHDLVEETEAQLDAVSEEADALEPEAEPADEKTVSEAELRSLFEDQALPFMDQLYGAAMRMTRNPADASDLVQETFVKAYAAFRQFRQGTNLKAWLYRILTNTFINTYRKNQRNPYQGTIDELEDWQLGGAESVTQSVSARSAEADAIDHLPSSAVKDALQSIPEDFRMAVYFADVEGFSYQEIADIMKTPVGTVMSRLHRGRRLLRGLLADHARETGIVPDAASTATMRGRGRKTTAAAGRTDGKDAR